The Streptococcus respiraculi sequence ATAGACATGTGTCACATAGCCACATATTAGATAAACCAACCAAATCGCTGTTAAGAACACCAACATTCGTTGTAAGGATAAATCGATATAATTATCTAAGAAAAACTGAGTGATAAAACCACTCGTATAGATAATTAGAGCATCTACCATGATTAAAATAAAACGTTTTTGACCACGTGTCAATTTGTATTCCCCCTCTTACAGTTTGAGGAAACTTTCCAAAATCCTCTAAGGCTCACTTGATAATAGGCCTCCTGTAATGTTAAACGAACCGCTTCTAAAATTTTCTTTTCGAAAACCATTCATTTTTTCTATTTATATAGTTCGTTATCAATTTCATATCAGATGAGTTCAACTTCCCATTTTCAGGAAAGTTGAACTCAATATCTTTCTCTAACTGGTAAATCTATGATTTCTCCAGCTTCTTATTTGTGTCATATCCTACTTACCAGCCATAACATCTTGGATAGCCGCTTTTGTAGCGTTCAGGCTTTCCTGATCAATTTGCATCATATAAAGAGTGGCATCAGGCATGGCATAAGATGGCAAGCCCATAACACCTGTTCCCGTTAAGGCTTGTGAAGTGACACTATAGCTTCCGCCAGATTCCAATTGACTATTGATTAGACTAATCATTGTTTCAAGACTCATGTTGGTTTGAACCGAATCTTGAATACCATCTAAAATTTCATTGTAATTTTTCAAGACAGCAGGCGAACTTAATTTCTTAATTAAGCCTGCAATGACTTTCTCCTGATTTTTACCACGGTCATTATCACCACCTTGGAGAGAGTAGCGTTCTCGGACAAACTCCAATGCTTGGTTCGAATTCAGATGTACTTCTCCTACTGGGAAGAATGTGCCGTCATAACCTGTAAATTCTTGGTCATTTGTGACATCTACCCCTCCAACCACATCAATGAGTTTTAGGAAGGATGTAAAGTTTAAACGAACATAGTAGTTTGTCTTAATATCATAAAGATTTTCAAGTGTGTGAATCGATGCTTCTACCCCATAGATACCAGCATGAGTCAATTTATCGTTTTGGTCATTTCCGCCATCAGCAATTGGAACATAGGCATCGCGCGGAGTTGTAGTCAACAAGACTTTCTTGGTCTTACGATTGACCGTCATGATGATGTTCACGTCTGAACGGGAAACCGAAGAAATTGGTCCGTAGGTGTCGATACCGCTGACATAAATATTGAAAGCATCACCACTGATTTCTGTTCCTTGGATATTTTCTACTTTCTTGCTCACTTTAAGAGTATAAAGTTTTTTAATTTTTGATGCATCATAATCTGCAATGATGTTTTCAAATACACTATTTAAAACAATCACTTTTGCTTCACCGTTCATCAAGGATTGGTAAGCAGATAAATAAGATGGAGCAGCGTCTACTGTCAGAGATACTTGCTTCTCCTGTTGGAGACTTTCTGTTAGTTTGGTGATATTTTCTCCATCTGTTCCAGTTGGAGCCAAGACATTGGTCACCTGACTAATATCAGTAATGTCGCTGTCTGCTAATGTAATGACACTCATCTCGTATTCTGAATAGTCAACAGTTGAGTTGAGCTTCGCAGAAAAGTTCGTTACTTCTCGGATAGCAAACAGGGTTGCACCACTCACTAGAATGGATAGAATCAGAAAAATCAACGTAAAACGTGGTGCTTTCTTTTTGAAAGCCAAACCACCAAATAGTAATACAGCAAGAATTAAGATAGCTGTTATGATAATATTCAGCTTGCGGAAATCCAGTAGATTATAGCGGAAAATGGCAAAGAGAATGATGGCTGCCATCACCGTAAAGATAACTGCAAGTATACGGTTGACAATACTGAGTTTGCCACCTACTTGTTTTTCTTTTTGTTTTGTTGCTCTTCTCGAACGCTGTTCCATTTTTAACCTCCAAAACAGTATCTCATTAGTATGAGTATACCATAATCTTGCTTCCATTCATATGCTAAAACAGGGCATTCCCCTGACTAGATATTGAAACCATTGGTATTTTATCATATTTTATAGTTTTTTTCCACTCCCAACTTATTTTTAAAAAGGGGGTAGGATATGGTAATTTCCCAAAGTAAGTTCCACTTTAATTTTCGAATCGGAAGTTAGTCTAAAACGGATTTTTATGGTGGAATTAAGTCTGAGACGTTTGAGTTAGAAATGAGCCCTTACGATGACAAAATACAAACATCTTGCCCTATCAGACCGCAATGACATCCAGCTAGGCTTAGAACGAGGAGAATCCTTCAAAACCATCGCACAATTCATCCTTAAAGATCCTACTACTGTTTCCAAAGAAGTCAAATGTAACAGACAGTTCAGGACGTCTACTAGTGATGGGCTTCCTTGCCCTCTCCTTAATAAAGCTCCTTGTGTCTGTAACGCTTGCCCTAAGAGAAGACAAAATTGTGGCTATAAAAAATATTCTACTTCGCTAAACATGCTCAAAAACAATACAAACAAACTCTCGTTGAAGCCCGTGAAGGGACTCCCTCCTCAATTCTCAAACGTTCTGGTACATGGATAAAATCATTTCAGATGGAGTGAGAAAGGGACAAGACATCTATCACATCCTTAAAACTCATAATCTGGATGTCAGCTCCTCAACCGTCTATCGACACATCCGTAAAGGATATCTTTCTATCGCTCCTATTGATCTCGCTAGGGCCGTAAAATTCAAAGAAAGACGCAAATCGACACTACCTTCTACCCCTAAAGAAGCTAAAAAAGAACGGTCTATATGAGGAATTCCAAAAGTATTTGATGCATAACCAACTAACTTCATGGTTAGAAATGGACACGGTTATGGGCCGGTTCGGTGGGAAACTACTCCTCACCTTCAATGTCTCTTTCTGTAACTTTATCTTCGCTAGACTTCTGGACAATAAAACAGCTCTTGAAGTCGCTAAACACTTCTATGCCATCAAGAACACTCTTTATGAAGCTGAGAGGGATTTCTTTGAAGTCTTCCCTGTCATTCTTACTGACAATGGTGGGGAATTCGCTAGAGTCGATGACATTGAAATGGACGTGAGAGGAGAGGTAAAACTCTTCTTCTGTGACCCTAACCGGTCTGACCAGAAAGCAAGAATCGAGAAAAATCATACCCTCATGCGAGATATTCTCCCTAAAGGAACGAGCTTTGATACCTTAACTCAGGACGATATCAACCTGGTCTGTTCGCATGTCAATAGCGTGAAACGCGCTGCTTTGAATGGAAAGTCAGCTTATGAACTTTTTACTTTTACCTATGACGAAGAACTGGCTAAGCTTCTCGGTATTTCCCTAATTCCCGCTGAAGACGTCTGCCAGTCTCCTAAAGTATTGCAACATAAAGCCTAAAAACGAACTGAATAAAACCCACTCAAACGTCTCACACTAACTTCCACCATAGCGGAACTTCATCTGAAACTCTTTCAGATGAAGGGATTTTGTGCGCTCATTTTTTCAACTAACATTCGCCTAAAAAAGCAATGAAGTCAACAATTATAAAAAAACAGTGGAATTTACCCTCACATGGATTTCCACTGGTTTTTAGCGGTTTTATCAGACTAAATGCCACTTTAAGAGGCAATGGAAGTTAGTTTGGGAATTTAGCGAGGGTAGGATGTCATAGTGATTCGCTTCCTTCATCACTTCATTTTGCTCGATTTTTACAATCGACTCATTCTAATACTACATATCGTGCTAGTACGTTAGACAGAGACAGCTTTCCCTGTATAGCCCTGTGTAGCGCTCCTGTTCTCTCTCCTTGGTATACTTGACATCTAGAGGTAGAACTGTCATAATAAACAAGTGGCGGGTGCGCTCTTGCTTTTAACAAGATTGTACTTGACATCAATTATCCGAATTATCGAGGCCTATCTATGTTGTTTACAACGCAAATATTTTTATTTATCTTTTTCCCACTCTCTGTGTTGGGCTATACTATCATCAATGGACTAATCTCTCTCAGAAGCGTTCGTGGTCTGTTTGGTAAGAATGAAATCTATTCGATGTATATAAGAAACCTATTTCTGATAGGATGTAGTCTTTTCTTTTATATGTGGTCTTCATTTGATAATGTATTCCGATTTTTATTTTATGTCGTTGTTGTCTATCTTATCGCTTTATGGATTGAGAAGACAAGGGTGAAAGGATATTATCTGAACATTTATCAATCTTCCATCAACCAAAAACGCTTCTATTTGACACTCTTGCCACTATGGATTGGGATATTCCTTACAACTTTCGCTTTAATTTACTATAATTATTCCAATTTTCTGATTCAGTGTTGGAACCTGTTGTTTGGAGACAATATTCCTCCTAAATCCTTACTCACTCCTCTCGGAATATCTTTCATCACCTTTTCTAGTATCTCCTATTTGACAGATATTTACCGAGGACAGGCGTCAGCAGGTCATTTTCTTGATTGTCTTCTTTATCTTTCCTTTTTTCCAAAAGTAATTTCAGGTCCCATTATTTTATGGAAAGATTTTCAGAAACAGATTGGAAAAAATACGCTATCCCTGACCTTGGCTACAGACGGTATCAATCGTATAATGGTTGGTTTTGCTAAAAAAGTGATTCTAGCAGATACCTTTGGTGCTTGTTTAGCTCAAATTTCAATCTCTGCAATGGATCAAGTGACGGCACTTGGAACTCTTGTACTCTATATGTTACAAATTTATTATGATTTTTCAGGATATTCAGATATTGCCATTGGTATTGCTAAAATCTTTGGATTTGAATTCAAGGAAAATTTCAATTTCCCATATCGTTCTACCTCTATTTCTGAATTTTGGAGACGTTGGCATATTTCCTTAGGAAGCTGGTTTAGAGAATATATCTATATCTCTTTAGGAGGAAGCCGTAAAGGACAGCGACAAACGTTACGTAATTTAATCGTTGTTTTTGCTTTAACAGGGATTTGGCATGGTGCAGGATTCAACTATATTCTTTGGGGTGGCATCAATGCACTATTTGTTGTGACCGAGCGCATTATTCGCGATAAGGACTTCTACAAGAAAACGCCCACGATTATAAAATACATTATTACAATGGGAGTTGTCTTACTATCTTGGCAATTATTCCGATTCCAAAAACTTTCTGACATTTCCATCGTATTACATGCAGTATTTGGAAAAGAGACAGGCCAGCCTATAGCCTATAGTTGGCAGCATTATTATGATTTAAAAATCATCGCACTCACTATGGTCGGCATAGTCGGAGCAACCTTGCTAGGATATCAGAGATTGAAAAACTGGTATCATAATGTAACTTCTACCTCTATTGGTTACTTACTGCAGGAAATAGTCTTATTGGCCATTTTTATCATTGCAATCTTGTTTATGGTCAATTCAACCTACAGTCCATTTATCTATTTCCAATATTAAATAGAAACGGAGAGATTGATGAAAATTATAAAGCTTCTTACAATAACTGTATTTTCAATGATTGTGCTTGTCCCCGTTGCGACTTTTCGCTTTGCACCACATATTTCCTCTGAGATCGATAACCGAATGTTGATGGAAAACCCATTTTCAACAGAGGCAAAGCAAGACGGCAAGACAGATCTAACAGATAATATTGAAAACTATGTCAATGACCGAATTGGCTTTCGAGATGAAATGATTCTAGGATATACCCTCTTAAACGATCGTTTGTTTCATAAGATGGTCCATCCTAGTTACCAGTATGGAAAAGATGGCTACGTCTTTGGCTCCGGCCTTACCACATCGACCTATCAATATTCTGACTATCACGAGACATTTGCAGATATGGTCAAGGCTGTACAGGACTATTGCAATGAGAGAGACATTCCCTTCTTGTTTGTTTTAAATCCAGCAAAGCCTGCTGTGTTAACAGACCATCTCCCTGCTGGTATTAACTACAATCGCGATTGGGTAGAAAAATTCCTTGCCGCTCTTGATAAACGCAAGGTTCGGTATGTGGATAATACCGTCACTCTTCGTGCAGAGACCCAAGAAGGTAAAGCTGTCTTTAATCAAAAATATGATGCTAACCATTGGAACGATTTGGGAGCTTTTTACGGGACTAATGCCATTTTGTCTGAGGTAAAACATGACTTTCCTAACGTGCAATTAAATCAACTCGAAAAGCTTGATGTGTCTAGTCGGTTAGAAGTCACTTTACCCGTATCTCAGTTTCCAATCCACGAAGAGGTTCCTGTTATCCAAGTCCCTGCTGGAGATATTACAAGCGCTAAAACCGATGCATTCAAAGATGAATTGCAATTTGACCCAGCCTACCATACCTTTGCTTACTACCAAAATCGCTCTAAAATGAACACAAAAACACCAAAGGTGCTCATGTTCCAAGGAAGCTATATGAATAACTTTGGTCACAAATATTTAGCCAATGCTTTAGGGGAATACATCACTATTCAGGATTATCAAAATATTTTAAACTTTCCCTATTATTACAATATTTTCAAACCTGACATGGTCATCTTTGAAGTTGCTGAATATACTTTTTCAAATACCTACTTTAACTATGACAAGATGAAACAAGTGGATTTCAATCCTGTACTTTCCGCCATCAATCATACCGAAGACTCTACAACTAAACAGGCTTTACCAACCAATCAACTGAGCATTGACAAAGGAGAAGCCCTTACTAAGATAAGCTGGAGAACCAATGCCGCTTACCAGTATGTGTGGCTAACATTAGATGAGAAAGTATATGATATGGAAAAAACCGAGAACGGATATGTTACAACACTTCCAACTGAAACTCTCTCTGAAACTCCCAAAATAGAAATCATTTCGCAAGATGAGCAAGATATCTTATGGTACCAATAAACCCCTACTGAAAAGTATACCTAGTCCATCATAGACAAATAATCATCTTTAATCTTTGAAATATTTCAAGTTGAGCTTGTTAGTGATTCAAAAGCTGCATCACTAACAAGCTCACTTTTTTTATGGTTTCAAGCCAGTTCTTCTCGCAGAGAAGAACAAGAAAACCACCAGCTAAGCTGGTGGCTAACAAGGCTTCTAGCTTTCATTTATTTTTCCTAGTATAATCTAATTGTTCAGGTTAGACAAAGGAGGAAAAATAAATGACTAAAAGTAGTTATAGTTTATCATACACCAAATGGATGTGCAAATATCATATTGTCTTCACACCGAAGTACCGAAGAAAAGCCATATACTACAAAATTAGGCAGGATTTAATCGATATTTTCCGTCATCTATGCCAATATAAAGGAGTTGAAATTATTGAAGGTCACATGATGTCAGATCATGTTCACATGTTAGTTCTCATTCCTCCAAAACTTGCGATTTCTGAATTTATGGGCTATCTGAAAAGTAAAAGTGCCTTAATGATATTTGATAAACATGCGAATTTAAAATATAAGTATGGAAATCGCAAATTTTGGGCAAGAGGCTATTACGTCAGTACGGTAGGATTAAACGAGAAAACTGTTGCGAAGTATATCCGTGAGCAGGAAAAAACTGACATCGCTCTTGATAAGTTGAGTGTTAAAGAGTATGAAGATCCATTTTCAGATGGAGGTTTTAGAACAAGATAAAAGCCCGTTGTTACGGGCATTAGTCAAGTAATAGAAGCTAACCTGAACGAAGTTCAGCGAGCGTCTTTAGACGCCCGCTGGAGGGAAACGGCTTATAGCCGGTGTACAAGCCACCCGTTTTCACGGGTGGTTATGACTGCTCTATAATTTCTGTAGTGGGTAACTCCACCGCAGAGGTTATAGAGCTTTTTGACTATATCAAAAAGTCCCATATGACCTATAATGAAAAGCGACAAAACTATCATTTTAGAAAGACTCATATGGAACAAACTCATTTTATCACACAACTGCTGGGAATTAAAGACCCTAATATCCTATTCGACAAGGAAATACTCGATATAAGAACCCATAAGGAATTGAAGGCAATCTTAGATTACCTTGCACCGCCTTGCCCTTACTATCAAGGACAGATGGGAAAATACGATTTCCAGCGTGAATCTAAGCTTCCTTTTCTTGATTGTGCTGGCTATAGGATTTTGATTCGTCTCAAAAAGCGTCGTTTCAAGTGCAAAGACTGTGGAAAAATCGCTGTCACAGAGACTTCGCTTGTCCCTAAAAATCATCAGATTCCAACCATCGTCAAACAGAAAGTTACCCAGCTTCTCATCGAGAAAGTATCCATGACTGAAATAGCCGACAGACTTTCCATCTCAACATCTACAGTTATTCGAAAACTCAATGAGTTCACGTTCAAGACTAACTTGAATCGTTTGCCTGAAGTGATGAGCTGGGACGAGTATCCCTTCAAGAAGGGAAAGATGAGCTTTATTGTTCAAGATTTTGACACAAATAACATCATCGCTATCCTTGATGGGCGGACACAAGCAACCATCCGAAACCACTTTCTGCGTTATCCTAGAAAGGTTAGAAATCGGGTCAAAGTCATTACCATGGATATGTTTAGCCCCTACTACAAATTGGCTAGACAGCTTTTTCCACATGCTAAAATAGTGCTTGATCGCTTCCATATTGTACAGCATTTAGCTCGTGCTATGAACCGTGTCCGTACCCAAATCATGAATCAATTCGATAGAAAATCTCTTGAGTATCGAGCCTTGAAACGCTACTGGAAACCTCGCTTTTTTATTTCTAGGCTCAGGCTAAATCAGTCCACTGGACTGATTTACTTCAACAGGACAGTCGAAAACTCAGTGACAAGCGCTTTTACCGCCCTACATTTCGGATGCATTTGACAAACAAGGAAGTAGTCGAACGTCTTTTGGGCTGCTCTGACGAACTTAGGAGGCATTATGACCTCTACCAGCTCTTGCTTTTCCATTTTCAAGAGAAACAAGCTGACTATTTTTTCGACTTAATTGAAGAACAGATAGAGGGTGTCAATCCATTCTTTCAGACTGTTTTTAGGACATTCATGAAAGACAGGGACAAATTTGAGAAGGCTTTGGTTTTACCCTATTCAAAAGCCAAACTGAAGGCTACAAATAACATCATCAAAATCATCAAGCGTAATGCCTTTGGATTTCGGAACTTTGAAAACTTCAAAAAGCGGATTTTGATTGCCATCAATATCAAAAAAGAGAAGACCAAGCTGGTCCTCTCTAGATGTTAGCTTTTCATCTACCTACTACAATTGACAAAGAGCCAGAAAATTGTCCAAAATGGACTTTTTCTTCAATCTGATGTATCTGCTGATTTGATGATGACATCATCAAACTCACCATTAAAGTCTCAGAAATCGAATTATTTTTCGTCTTCTGATTTCTTCTTGCCGAGTCCGAGAAAAGCCGCAAATCCTAACGCAGCAACGCCGTATGCAAATGCAGCATTTCCTGGAGTATCACCTGTGCGTGGCAATTTTCCTTTCGCTACTCCTACTGGTTTTTCTGGCGTTGGTGGAACCTGTGTTGTTGGTGGTGTTATTGGAGGTACTGGTATAGTTGGCTTCTTCTTGTACACATAGGTAACTTTCTTCTCACCATTGATGTAGCGACCGTTTGGCTCATCATCTTCTACACGTACCAATTCATAGCCATCAATCTCTTTTGGAGTTGTTGTATATGGATCATTTGGTTTACCTTTACTCTTATCTTGTGGTGCTAATGGAGTACCATTTTCATCCACATAGTTAACTTCAAGTTCACCTTTTTCAATAACTGGTGTAGATTTCAAGCGGTAGATATAGGTAACATTTGTAATACCTCTTACAACTTTACCATTTTCCACATCGCCGTCTTTCACTTTGACAAGTTCATAGACTTTGCCACCTTCCCCTGGGATTTCCTTTGGAATTTCCTTACCATTTTCGTTCGTGTGGTACTCAGTTCCAACTGGTGATGTTGGCGTATCAACGGTTGAATTTTTAATGACATTTCCGTCTTCGTCTACATAATGAACAGTGACTGAACCTGTTGGTACATAAGGAATTGGTGTATCTTCCTTCGGATTCTCTGGTGTTGGTGGGACATATTTTCCATTAGGATCTTTTGGCAATGGCTTGCTTGGATCTTTTGGATCGACTGGTACAAATCCATCAATATCTGGTAAACGTGGATCGTCATTTGGATCCTCTGGAGTCTCATCATAATCCACTGGTGGGATATTTTCACCAGTATTTGGATTTACTGGAGGAGTTAGTGGGTCATTTGGATCTGTTGGCTTAGATGGATCCACTGGGATGTATGGGATGTACTTACCTGGTTTATCCGTAGGTGTCTCACGTTTCTTGTACTCGTATTGGATTACTTGTTTGCCTTGGGCTACCTTGCCTGTAGACTTCGCTGAGCCGGCTTTCACCTTTGGAGCTCCATCCGCATTTCTTACAAGAATGTATTCTACTCCTTTTTCGTCAAATAGGCTTTCTGGAGCTTCGTCTGCGTAGGCTGTGCCAACTGGGGTGTCTTGGGGTTGGACTACTTTATCTGTTTTGTTTTTGTAGTCTTTGTATAGACGTGTTTCACTGCCTTCTACGAAGTATTGAGCTGTTACTTCGCCACCAAGTTCTTCGTAGACATAGGTAACTTCTGTCGTTCCTGGTGTAACTTTACCGTCTTCCTTTCCTTGAGTCAAGTTTGGTACAAGTCTATACTTCTTGCCGTCGTCTGTGGTGATTTCGGTCGGACGGTTATCAGTCGTTGTATAGTCTGTTCCTGTATCTGAAGATGGAGTGTCAATTACTGTACCTTTTAGTTCTGGCCCCTTCTTATCATCTTCCTTGTCTTCGGTAACTGAAGTCGAGATATTGCCAATTGTTTTGCCATTGTTTCCAACTCCTGTGAGCGGATTGCCTTCTTTATCAACATAGTGAACGATGACATCACCTTTTTGAAGTTCGTAGTAGTACACAACACGAGTAGTACCTTCTACGACTGTTCCAGTTTCTTTTCCAGAAACTCCTTCGGTTCCTTCGACTCGTTTGTAGACCTTGCCATCGTCTGTGGTGATGGTTTCTGGGTGATTATCAGCCGTTGTATAGTCTTCACCAGTTGATGAAGCGGGGGTGTCAATGACTGCTCCCTCCCATGTTGTGCGCTCAGTATCATCCTTCTTATCTTGGGTATCCGAGGTTGAGACATTTCCGATTTTTTGGCCCTTGTCTCCAGTTCCTGTGATTGGTGTTCCTGTCCCCTTTTCACGGTAGAGAATCACAACATCACCCTTGACTTCACGATATACATAGGTGATTTTCTTAATCTTATCTGCTGCAATATCACCAGTTGGGGCATCTGTCCCTAAGGCTGTCTTTGTCTCTGTCAATGCACCATTGGTTACTTTTCCTACTGGATAATCACCAGTTGGGACAAGTTCATAGGTTTTCCCTTCCGTTTTTCCTTCAGGAGCAGGCGTTTTGACAATTTTTGGATGGTAATCCTCTGTATCTGTATTGTAAGGGGTGTTTGCTTTTCCATCTGTAACAACTTTTTGGTTACCTTCGATAAGCTCATCTCCCTTTTTAAAGATCAATGGGTTTCCATCTTCATCCACATAGTTGACAATGACTGAACCTGGTTTTGCTTGGTAGTAGTAATAAACAGCAGAACCGATTGACCAGCTATTTCGGAGTGCAGTAGTTACTTCAGATGTGCTTAAAATAAAATTAGTTGTATTGTCTTTTCCACGAAGAATCGGGCTAGCAACACGATATGGTTTTCCTACTTCAACAACAGTACTATTTGGCAAGTCCGCATACTTTTCAACAGCAAAATCACCGTTTGAAAGAGCTCTAGACTTATCTTCAAATCTCCCACGGAAGTAGCGGGTATTGTCTTTACTAATCAGAAACGCTAATTCAGGTTTTGCTACTACATCCGCATCTGAATAATTTCGAGGGTCGTACAGCTTGTTCTCTTCAATCGAAAACTCCTCTAAATGGTTAAAGAAATACTCTGCTTCTGCTTTTTTCTTAGCCTCTGCCACTGTAGCTAAGGCTGCTTCTTTTTCTGGACCATCTACTAAAGCTTTTGCTACTTCTTCTTGCCTTTTTAGCTTAAGCTCTATATTATCTGGCAACACATAGGCTTCTACTTCCATTGTTCCATTATTATCAAGATAGGTTATTTTTCGATAAAGCGTAATATTTCCAGTTTTTTCTTGTCCTGTAGTTTCATCTATTTCTCTAATTCCTGAAGGCCCCCTTACGACATTGCGGAGATACTGAACAGAACCTTTTCTTAAATCTCTAGTCGGAATCAAATCTCCCGAAGGATTACCTACTGTGTTGACATAATCGTAACCTTCGATGGTGATTGGGACTGTCTTATAATCAGAACCTCGCCAACCATATTGATTATACGGAGGGTGAATCTCCTCATTTGTATCAATATCAAAATAACGGGACGGCTGTACCAACCATTCTGGCGCAGCAGTGACAACCTCCCTTGCCCAATTTATGTTACCAGATGAATTCACACTAAAAGATCTACCAACAAAATAAGTTGAATTAGCACTGGTTGCAGCGATATCACCGTCTTTCACCGTGAAGTTAACCGTAAAATTATCAACCGTCAGTGGTACAACTGTCGTAGAATCAGAAAGGTCGAGTGTGGCATTGCCAACAGGCTTACCGTCCTTGAAGGCTGTAATATAGATTTTGCTTGGTTTTCCATCATCAGACTTTGGATCTTCCGCATCAACAGAATAAGTGAATTTTATCGGATGTTCTGTATCTCCATGGGCCTCTTTTAATCCTAGAATAGCCGTAGTGTAGCGAGATGGTTCTGGGTCTTTCGGATCCGCTTCATTGACTGGCTTAACAGAGTAATCCGTTTTCCACTCTGGCGCTCCTTCTTCTACACCATTTTGGTTGGTTGCTCGTAAGGCCGAAGTTCCTGAAGTTACAAATGGTTGACCTTGGTTTGGAAAGGCTTCTTCTCTGCTCGGTGCTTTTGGCCAGCTTGCACGTCTTTCCGATTCATTGCTTTCAGCGACTGGTTTTGTATCATTTGCAGAATCCTCTGAAGTAGGCTCTACCCCACGAACTTCCACTACTTCAGCACTTGTCAGACGACCGACAAGGACACTATTTTCTAATACCGTGACTGAACCATCGCTATCTACAAGAACTTGAAAGCCTTCTGTTAAGTTATTATCTGAACGAACAGTCGCTACAACAGCTGCTTTCTCAGCTTCGCTGAGATTAGCTACGTCCAGTACTTTCACTTTTTTCTGAACAGCTAACTGACGATCGGTTGAATTCACTTCTTCCACCGGGGAGGCTACAATATTTGTCCTATCTGTAACATCCGCATCTGATGTCTCATCTCCTCTTTGCTCTAGTGCTGGAGAAAACACTTCAATTGAGGCTTCTTCAGCCGCTACCTGATCTAAGCCTGCTAT is a genomic window containing:
- a CDS encoding LCP family protein; the protein is MEQRSRRATKQKEKQVGGKLSIVNRILAVIFTVMAAIILFAIFRYNLLDFRKLNIIITAILILAVLLFGGLAFKKKAPRFTLIFLILSILVSGATLFAIREVTNFSAKLNSTVDYSEYEMSVITLADSDITDISQVTNVLAPTGTDGENITKLTESLQQEKQVSLTVDAAPSYLSAYQSLMNGEAKVIVLNSVFENIIADYDASKIKKLYTLKVSKKVENIQGTEISGDAFNIYVSGIDTYGPISSVSRSDVNIIMTVNRKTKKVLLTTTPRDAYVPIADGGNDQNDKLTHAGIYGVEASIHTLENLYDIKTNYYVRLNFTSFLKLIDVVGGVDVTNDQEFTGYDGTFFPVGEVHLNSNQALEFVRERYSLQGGDNDRGKNQEKVIAGLIKKLSSPAVLKNYNEILDGIQDSVQTNMSLETMISLINSQLESGGSYSVTSQALTGTGVMGLPSYAMPDATLYMMQIDQESLNATKAAIQDVMAGK
- a CDS encoding MBOAT family O-acyltransferase translates to MKGYYLNIYQSSINQKRFYLTLLPLWIGIFLTTFALIYYNYSNFLIQCWNLLFGDNIPPKSLLTPLGISFITFSSISYLTDIYRGQASAGHFLDCLLYLSFFPKVISGPIILWKDFQKQIGKNTLSLTLATDGINRIMVGFAKKVILADTFGACLAQISISAMDQVTALGTLVLYMLQIYYDFSGYSDIAIGIAKIFGFEFKENFNFPYRSTSISEFWRRWHISLGSWFREYIYISLGGSRKGQRQTLRNLIVVFALTGIWHGAGFNYILWGGINALFVVTERIIRDKDFYKKTPTIIKYIITMGVVLLSWQLFRFQKLSDISIVLHAVFGKETGQPIAYSWQHYYDLKIIALTMVGIVGATLLGYQRLKNWYHNVTSTSIGYLLQEIVLLAIFIIAILFMVNSTYSPFIYFQY
- a CDS encoding alginate O-acetyltransferase AlgX-related protein, which produces MKIIKLLTITVFSMIVLVPVATFRFAPHISSEIDNRMLMENPFSTEAKQDGKTDLTDNIENYVNDRIGFRDEMILGYTLLNDRLFHKMVHPSYQYGKDGYVFGSGLTTSTYQYSDYHETFADMVKAVQDYCNERDIPFLFVLNPAKPAVLTDHLPAGINYNRDWVEKFLAALDKRKVRYVDNTVTLRAETQEGKAVFNQKYDANHWNDLGAFYGTNAILSEVKHDFPNVQLNQLEKLDVSSRLEVTLPVSQFPIHEEVPVIQVPAGDITSAKTDAFKDELQFDPAYHTFAYYQNRSKMNTKTPKVLMFQGSYMNNFGHKYLANALGEYITIQDYQNILNFPYYYNIFKPDMVIFEVAEYTFSNTYFNYDKMKQVDFNPVLSAINHTEDSTTKQALPTNQLSIDKGEALTKISWRTNAAYQYVWLTLDEKVYDMEKTENGYVTTLPTETLSETPKIEIISQDEQDILWYQ
- the tnpA gene encoding IS200/IS605 family transposase translates to MTKSSYSLSYTKWMCKYHIVFTPKYRRKAIYYKIRQDLIDIFRHLCQYKGVEIIEGHMMSDHVHMLVLIPPKLAISEFMGYLKSKSALMIFDKHANLKYKYGNRKFWARGYYVSTVGLNEKTVAKYIREQEKTDIALDKLSVKEYEDPFSDGGFRTR